One Desulfobulbus oligotrophicus DNA segment encodes these proteins:
- a CDS encoding GNAT family N-acetyltransferase, with product MEVDDIAPVFHLGEMLYTADEAPNTYRTWDVYEVVGLFHSDTEFCLVAEVEEQLKGFLLGTTIIKSHSAWKYGYLIWLGVHPDVQRHGVADKLFQKFKDLMIERGIRMLLADTSAENLGALHFFRKQGFGHPHKHIYLTMNLDSEIQRIRRRSADHPSSRPEKKNGHRPTDQPIPQENTEYSD from the coding sequence ATGGAGGTGGATGACATAGCCCCGGTTTTTCATTTGGGAGAGATGCTCTACACGGCTGATGAGGCGCCCAACACCTATCGGACCTGGGATGTTTACGAAGTGGTGGGGCTTTTTCACAGTGATACGGAGTTCTGCCTTGTGGCAGAGGTCGAAGAGCAGCTGAAGGGTTTTTTACTGGGGACAACCATTATCAAATCCCATTCCGCCTGGAAATACGGCTACCTGATCTGGCTGGGGGTCCATCCGGACGTCCAGCGGCACGGCGTTGCCGACAAACTCTTCCAGAAGTTCAAGGATCTTATGATCGAACGGGGCATTCGCATGCTCCTGGCAGACACCTCTGCTGAGAACCTGGGTGCCCTCCATTTTTTCCGGAAACAGGGATTCGGCCATCCGCACAAGCACATCTATCTGACCATGAACCTTGATTCCGAAATCCAGCGTATACGCAGGCGGAGTGCTGATCATCCTTCATCCAGGCCGGAAAAGAAAAACGGACATCGCCCCACTGATCAGCCGATCCCGCAGGAAAATACAGAGTACTCTGATTAA
- a CDS encoding DUF4393 domain-containing protein yields the protein MNWLENLSKILPVDKIYEDIAQPAFREIGDAARSSVRAARFLLAPVDYLAAHQVRWQRWLKKINDQVPEKNLILAHPQLTGPAIEGLRYLEEENILAELFVNLLARSIDKDRVSEAHPAFAKIIAQLSPDEALIIYLLNKEERILKQYSKYFHKTSTFGPREIVENHFPLAKLAYPQNYFMYMDHLFSLNLAGVWQHGNQEPIMKNGLQTGVNITSYAQLTPFGKLFSKACLPNNIDEWTI from the coding sequence ATGAACTGGTTGGAAAACCTTTCAAAAATACTTCCTGTGGACAAGATCTACGAGGATATCGCGCAACCAGCATTTCGGGAAATCGGCGATGCTGCACGAAGTAGTGTCAGAGCTGCCCGTTTCCTTCTTGCTCCCGTAGACTATCTCGCTGCTCACCAGGTTCGATGGCAGCGATGGCTGAAGAAAATAAATGACCAAGTCCCTGAAAAAAATCTAATCCTTGCTCACCCTCAGCTAACAGGTCCAGCAATTGAGGGGCTGCGATACCTTGAGGAAGAAAATATTCTGGCGGAGCTGTTTGTTAACCTTTTAGCGCGATCCATTGACAAAGACCGTGTTAGTGAAGCGCATCCCGCCTTTGCAAAGATCATCGCTCAGCTTTCACCGGATGAGGCGCTGATCATCTATCTTTTGAACAAAGAAGAACGAATATTAAAGCAATACTCCAAGTACTTTCACAAAACTTCGACATTTGGCCCGAGGGAAATAGTGGAGAATCATTTTCCCCTCGCTAAACTGGCTTACCCGCAGAACTATTTCATGTACATGGATCATCTTTTCAGTCTGAACTTGGCCGGTGTGTGGCAGCATGGAAATCAAGAGCCAATTATGAAAAATGGGCTCCAAACAGGAGTAAACATCACTAGCTACGCTCAACTGACTCCGTTTGGAAAGCTTTTTTCCAAAGCATGCCTTCCGAATAATATCGATGAATGGACGATATAA
- a CDS encoding DUF302 domain-containing protein: MASSDIINIKSPYPFFETVQRLLAAFAAKNIKVFATIDQQAEASAVGLTMEPTTLIIFGNPQAGTPLMLANPQVGVDLPLKVLISESTPGEVVVFFTAATAIIKRHGLPSELTANLAAAERLIEATLSRSTDS; the protein is encoded by the coding sequence ATGGCATCATCAGACATCATCAACATCAAAAGTCCGTACCCTTTTTTCGAGACTGTGCAGCGTCTGCTTGCTGCATTTGCAGCAAAGAACATCAAGGTTTTTGCAACCATTGATCAGCAGGCCGAGGCCAGTGCTGTGGGGCTGACAATGGAACCAACCACTTTGATCATCTTCGGCAACCCGCAGGCCGGCACACCGCTCATGCTTGCCAACCCGCAGGTCGGTGTTGATCTGCCGCTCAAGGTGCTCATCAGCGAGTCAACTCCTGGAGAGGTTGTTGTCTTCTTCACTGCTGCAACAGCCATCATCAAGCGTCACGGGCTGCCATCCGAACTCACTGCAAACCTGGCAGCAGCTGAGCGTTTGATCGAGGCTACGCTGAGCAGGAGCACTGACTCCTGA
- a CDS encoding DUF4372 domain-containing protein, giving the protein MGQVPIGKLVFAQGMEHMSSAVFCRCMATYQGSRQVSMFTCLDQFLCMRLFKSQTGRAPEPQRFIHWIHQPLICVSLRLLGQLSADKKGVLPVSDDNYLQKIRARVLFCLKTICNFAGAVCPGKTCGTSIGLSGG; this is encoded by the coding sequence ATGGGGCAGGTGCCCATCGGGAAGCTGGTTTTTGCACAGGGCATGGAGCACATGTCATCGGCGGTCTTTTGCCGGTGCATGGCCACATATCAAGGCAGCAGGCAGGTAAGCATGTTCACCTGTCTCGATCAGTTTCTTTGCATGCGTTTGTTCAAATCGCAGACAGGCAGGGCCCCAGAGCCGCAACGGTTTATACACTGGATTCACCAACCATTGATCTGCGTCTCTCTCCGCCTTTTGGGGCAACTTTCCGCAGACAAAAAGGGGGTCCTGCCTGTATCCGACGACAATTATTTGCAGAAAATCCGAGCACGGGTGCTCTTTTGCTTGAAAACGATTTGCAATTTCGCAGGTGCGGTCTGTCCGGGAAAAACTTGCGGAACAAGCATCGGCTTGAGTGGCGGTTAG
- the hutW gene encoding heme anaerobic degradation radical SAM methyltransferase ChuW/HutW yields the protein MSNSPSAMSGRKKPAPLNMVPEAPGAEASYFAAISDSPVSRAFSRKVSVHAGMGGVPVPREEIPALQERLRAGRGGRPAAAYVHLPYCENKCLYCGFFGGKYTENAGAVYLEALVREIELERAYCNPEAPINALYLGGGTPTAMQPDELLHLLQTLKQVLPLANDCEITVEGRIHNFEPKRIEACLEGGANRFSIGIQSFNTEIRRRLGRISTKEDIIRNLRFLARYNQAALIIDLIYGLPGQSLTDWEDDIRTFLDLPLDGVDLYQLNIFPGSALSSAIDTGRVPPAASLPQQGAFFERGVALMQGARCRRLSMSHWGRTARERNIYNPLAKKRADCLQFGAGAGGVLQGWSMFNHPKVEQYLQCCNAGEKPVAMMAAPSPDMSVVRVILEQMEFCRLNLNDVDAAFAGCTGRNGKKKDAHTLYAPLLDNWKKAGLVTQDGPWVELSLAGQFWQVNLTQALIGWQRQMGKE from the coding sequence ATGTCCAACAGTCCCAGTGCCATGTCGGGCAGAAAAAAACCCGCCCCCCTCAACATGGTTCCGGAAGCACCCGGTGCTGAGGCCTCGTACTTTGCCGCAATCTCTGATTCCCCTGTCAGCAGGGCGTTCAGCCGTAAGGTTTCCGTTCACGCCGGAATGGGCGGTGTTCCGGTTCCCAGGGAAGAGATTCCCGCTTTGCAGGAGCGTTTGCGTGCCGGGCGTGGCGGCCGTCCTGCCGCTGCCTATGTGCACTTGCCCTATTGCGAAAACAAGTGTCTGTACTGCGGATTTTTTGGCGGCAAGTACACTGAAAACGCAGGGGCAGTGTACCTTGAGGCCCTGGTACGGGAGATTGAGCTTGAGCGGGCGTACTGTAACCCGGAAGCTCCCATCAACGCGCTCTACCTTGGCGGCGGTACTCCCACTGCCATGCAACCGGATGAGCTGCTGCATCTCCTGCAGACCCTGAAGCAGGTTCTGCCTCTTGCCAATGATTGCGAGATCACGGTTGAAGGACGCATCCATAATTTTGAACCGAAACGGATAGAAGCCTGTCTTGAAGGGGGAGCCAATCGATTTTCCATCGGCATACAGAGCTTCAATACAGAGATCCGTCGCCGTCTGGGCCGTATTTCCACGAAAGAAGATATTATCCGCAACCTCCGATTTCTTGCCCGCTATAACCAGGCGGCACTCATTATTGACCTTATCTATGGACTTCCCGGCCAAAGCCTCACCGACTGGGAAGATGATATCCGCACCTTTCTTGATCTGCCGCTGGACGGCGTGGATCTGTACCAGCTCAACATTTTTCCGGGCAGCGCACTTTCCAGCGCTATTGATACAGGCAGAGTTCCTCCGGCGGCGTCGTTGCCGCAGCAGGGTGCTTTTTTTGAGCGGGGCGTGGCATTGATGCAGGGTGCCCGTTGTCGCCGGCTGTCCATGAGTCACTGGGGACGCACTGCGCGTGAGCGGAATATTTACAACCCCCTGGCTAAAAAAAGAGCGGACTGTCTGCAGTTCGGCGCCGGTGCCGGCGGTGTTCTGCAGGGGTGGTCCATGTTCAACCATCCCAAGGTTGAGCAGTATCTTCAATGTTGTAATGCCGGAGAAAAACCCGTGGCCATGATGGCTGCGCCGTCGCCGGATATGTCGGTAGTGCGCGTTATTCTGGAGCAGATGGAGTTCTGCCGGTTGAACCTGAACGATGTTGATGCGGCCTTCGCAGGCTGTACAGGCAGGAACGGAAAGAAAAAGGACGCACACACCCTGTATGCGCCTCTATTGGACAACTGGAAAAAGGCGGGGCTTGTCACCCAGGATGGCCCCTGGGTGGAACTCTCGCTCGCAGGCCAGTTCTGGCAGGTAAACCTCACACAAGCGCTCATTGGCTGGCAACGCCAAATGGGCAAGGAGTAA
- a CDS encoding TonB-dependent receptor, with protein MHPLHAYPLKPFLLAFPVTVLLTVAGMPTETNAAEDAPVKLESAETKPRQGQTTPGEASAQPDTAPDPEKTTETLREVSITATRTEREIFDVPSSIAVIGPKQLAHEPQATIAEQLRDIPGVQVNDGGIGGGAKRVSIRGESGSRVLVLIDGMKISEQKSMDGSMIMIDPLNIERIEVIKGPASVLYGSEAIGGVVNVITKKGGTRPVQGTLATTYNSATNSLTPYASLYGSYNGFSYRVSGDYTDADDKRGADGKLPNTGYMEKNWSAYLDYAWEKGRVGAGYDHYWSSNSIPGVVTTETTTNTITAGMGSLNVTGPATVGIDLDLPKWKRDRVYAFAEFDEISEALKKIKLTPFMQWTHKDFTNTISLDYDAGAPSPMPPPGGRFLFEQTMEQDIWTRNKQTSHGLNLQTDWMLGASHYVIAGMDYLYDDLDASTETTMDMLLRMRPNSNNPFIPWVEVPAQTYTNYIYKGSQKTLAAYVQDEWLITPDWTATIGLRATWIDSKLSDTNDPALDERSTTDSHVVGSAGLVYSGFEDWRLRGTYSQGYRYPSLNQLYIGTSHGNSGYNYPDPNLQPEKSNNFELGARYDANGFVGDFGVFYSMADDYIAMKSLPNTFDNQFTNMDSAITYGAELILSYTFEPWELTPYVSGAYLHRRYDQGENGGKTSDTGDPHWTGRAGLKYEHRYSSRFSVYADAFGRFSSRAKEKIDDDTTDYQAGWGTANLALGARFGEERNVFVDLGLNNLFDKRYTPAKSSVEDAGFNAVVRVGMEF; from the coding sequence ATGCATCCACTACATGCATATCCACTTAAACCATTTCTGCTTGCGTTCCCGGTCACGGTCTTGCTCACTGTGGCCGGTATGCCAACGGAAACAAATGCGGCTGAAGACGCTCCGGTTAAACTGGAAAGTGCAGAGACCAAGCCCCGCCAGGGACAGACTACCCCAGGAGAGGCAAGCGCGCAACCAGACACCGCCCCGGATCCTGAAAAAACAACGGAGACTCTCCGGGAGGTATCGATCACTGCGACACGTACCGAACGGGAGATCTTTGATGTGCCTTCTTCCATTGCAGTGATCGGCCCGAAACAATTAGCGCATGAACCGCAAGCCACCATTGCCGAGCAACTGCGGGATATCCCCGGTGTGCAGGTCAATGACGGCGGTATAGGCGGTGGGGCGAAACGCGTGTCCATCCGTGGCGAGAGCGGATCCAGAGTGCTTGTCCTGATCGACGGCATGAAGATTTCCGAACAGAAATCCATGGACGGCAGCATGATAATGATCGACCCGCTCAATATAGAGCGTATCGAAGTCATTAAAGGTCCGGCCTCTGTTCTGTACGGCTCGGAAGCCATTGGCGGCGTGGTGAACGTTATCACCAAAAAAGGTGGAACAAGACCTGTGCAGGGGACTCTGGCGACCACCTATAACAGTGCTACCAACTCGCTCACTCCCTATGCCTCGCTGTACGGCTCGTATAACGGCTTCAGCTATCGTGTTTCCGGTGACTATACGGACGCAGACGACAAACGCGGCGCTGACGGCAAATTGCCCAATACCGGTTACATGGAAAAAAACTGGTCGGCCTACCTTGACTATGCCTGGGAAAAGGGCAGGGTTGGTGCCGGGTATGACCACTATTGGAGCTCCAACAGTATCCCGGGCGTTGTAACGACGGAAACAACAACCAATACGATTACCGCCGGTATGGGATCCCTGAATGTGACAGGTCCGGCAACTGTCGGCATAGATCTGGATCTGCCCAAGTGGAAAAGAGACCGTGTCTACGCATTTGCTGAATTCGACGAGATCTCAGAGGCGCTGAAAAAAATAAAGCTCACACCATTCATGCAATGGACCCATAAAGATTTCACCAACACTATTTCTCTGGACTATGACGCCGGCGCTCCTTCTCCCATGCCACCTCCAGGCGGGCGATTTTTGTTCGAACAGACCATGGAGCAGGATATCTGGACACGCAACAAACAGACCAGCCACGGCCTCAACCTGCAGACAGATTGGATGCTCGGTGCGTCTCATTACGTTATTGCCGGTATGGACTATCTCTATGACGATCTGGATGCATCCACAGAGACGACCATGGACATGCTGCTTCGCATGAGACCCAACAGCAACAACCCGTTTATTCCCTGGGTGGAGGTCCCTGCGCAAACTTATACGAACTATATCTATAAGGGGAGTCAGAAGACATTGGCCGCCTATGTACAGGATGAATGGCTCATTACGCCGGACTGGACGGCCACCATCGGTCTGCGCGCAACCTGGATAGATTCCAAGCTCAGCGACACCAACGACCCTGCTCTGGACGAGAGAAGCACTACGGACAGTCATGTCGTGGGAAGTGCCGGTCTTGTTTACTCCGGCTTTGAAGACTGGCGCCTGCGCGGCACCTATTCGCAGGGGTATCGGTACCCCTCATTGAACCAGTTGTACATCGGCACATCGCATGGCAACAGCGGGTACAATTATCCGGACCCTAATCTGCAACCGGAAAAGTCGAATAACTTTGAACTGGGAGCACGGTACGATGCCAACGGCTTTGTAGGTGATTTCGGCGTATTTTATTCGATGGCGGATGACTACATCGCCATGAAGTCGCTGCCCAACACCTTTGATAACCAGTTCACCAATATGGATTCCGCAATCACCTATGGTGCGGAACTCATTCTCAGCTACACGTTTGAGCCGTGGGAGCTGACACCATATGTCAGTGGAGCATACCTGCACCGCCGCTACGACCAGGGGGAGAACGGGGGCAAAACATCCGACACCGGTGATCCGCACTGGACAGGACGGGCCGGCCTTAAATACGAGCACCGGTACTCCAGCAGATTCAGCGTGTATGCCGATGCCTTCGGCCGTTTTTCATCAAGAGCTAAAGAGAAAATCGACGACGATACCACAGACTATCAGGCGGGCTGGGGAACAGCCAACCTGGCCCTTGGCGCGCGTTTTGGCGAGGAACGCAATGTCTTTGTGGACCTGGGACTCAACAACCTGTTTGACAAGCGGTACACACCGGCAAAAAGCTCTGTGGAAGATGCCGGCTTCAATGCCGTTGTGCGGGTTGGGATGGAATTTTAA
- a CDS encoding MptD family putative ECF transporter S component, whose protein sequence is MKSAEIMLPGDTPMPPLVVNGEASAYRRTHWTTRELVTIGVFATIIKASTIMLAYAGGGMNPVTLAAKNCLYATLMIVLLHKVPRTWTMTLAVGITSLISLLLMGQGILHGPATVVACLLGEGAISMLGGYGRTRNIVVGVMVAEIASKAAGLGLSWLVMREQPGMLIVATVFVAIGAIGTFLGSITGIRFMKELRHAGIIIH, encoded by the coding sequence ATGAAATCCGCAGAGATCATGCTTCCAGGAGACACCCCCATGCCTCCGCTTGTGGTGAATGGAGAGGCGAGTGCGTACCGACGGACACACTGGACCACGCGTGAACTTGTGACCATCGGCGTATTTGCCACGATAATCAAGGCCTCGACCATCATGCTGGCCTATGCCGGCGGCGGTATGAATCCGGTCACGCTGGCGGCTAAAAACTGCCTGTATGCCACGTTGATGATTGTGCTGCTGCATAAAGTCCCGCGCACCTGGACCATGACCCTGGCCGTGGGCATAACCTCGCTGATCTCTCTGCTGCTCATGGGGCAGGGTATTCTGCACGGGCCAGCCACGGTGGTTGCCTGTCTGCTGGGCGAAGGGGCCATCTCTATGCTGGGAGGATATGGCAGAACCCGCAACATCGTCGTGGGGGTGATGGTGGCCGAAATTGCCTCTAAGGCGGCAGGCCTCGGCCTTTCCTGGCTGGTTATGCGGGAACAGCCGGGCATGCTCATTGTTGCCACCGTGTTTGTCGCCATAGGTGCTATAGGAACTTTTCTGGGAAGTATTACCGGAATCCGGTTTATGAAGGAGCTGCGTCATGCGGGCATCATTATTCACTAA
- a CDS encoding energy-coupling factor transporter transmembrane component T family protein, which translates to MRASLFTNTNTETFVAGLDVRAKLLICIAGSVASIILSSPLSLGLILGLSTILAFGAARPGTIMKAYCFGLLMMFIAMGCTALIGLAVPSLMRWNFVSLTVPFLRMLVSINLLLMLALSTSVQELFNRLRMARLPTWLQIPLSVAIRFIPTFLEDCAQIRDAARLRPSRGLTGLWRGMVVPLLFRVLYSADDLAMAAELKGISTAGQAGGETLPGLGQRDFVMLTLTVVAFCAAIALQHFGPLFPPLPM; encoded by the coding sequence ATGCGGGCATCATTATTCACTAACACCAACACGGAAACCTTTGTCGCCGGGCTGGATGTGCGGGCAAAACTGTTGATCTGCATAGCCGGTTCCGTGGCGTCCATTATTCTTTCCTCACCGCTCAGTCTCGGATTGATTCTGGGGTTGAGTACCATTCTGGCGTTTGGAGCGGCCAGACCCGGAACCATTATGAAGGCATACTGCTTTGGCCTGCTGATGATGTTTATTGCCATGGGCTGCACCGCGCTCATCGGGCTTGCCGTACCAAGTCTGATGCGTTGGAACTTTGTCAGTCTGACGGTACCGTTTTTACGGATGCTTGTTTCCATCAACCTGCTGCTCATGCTTGCGCTTTCCACCTCTGTACAGGAGTTGTTCAACCGGCTGCGGATGGCACGTCTGCCTACCTGGCTCCAGATACCTCTTTCCGTGGCCATACGTTTTATCCCGACCTTTCTTGAAGATTGCGCCCAGATACGCGACGCAGCCCGTCTGCGTCCGAGCAGAGGATTGACCGGGTTATGGCGCGGCATGGTGGTGCCGCTGTTGTTTCGTGTACTGTACTCCGCAGATGACCTTGCAATGGCCGCTGAACTCAAGGGAATCAGCACAGCGGGGCAGGCAGGGGGCGAGACGCTTCCCGGTCTGGGCCAACGTGATTTTGTGATGTTGACGCTGACTGTTGTTGCTTTTTGTGCGGCAATTGCTCTCCAGCACTTCGGACCGCTCTTTCCCCCCCTTCCCATGTGA
- a CDS encoding ABC transporter ATP-binding protein, translating to MSSVSYSYPHAANLAVRDISLSLAPGEVMLCTGRSGCGKSTLTRLVNGLAHHYLGGTVQGQVLVDGQDPLHISPAELARHVGTLFQDPERQFFALTVGDELALSLQWRGWSADDIRQSVDESACLLGIEDMLSHTILGLSEGQKQKVALASLLAARPKLLVLDEPTANLDPESTAELTQILAELKKQGIGMFIVDHRLHWLRDLADSVLVLENGRIMARGDFSMLDDAELRVKYGLRAATVDDPRTTLPDMYTKQEAKSPDRETAFFSCHDLVFAYPKGKPVFSGESHSFNPGDIIALIGENGVGKTTLARLLTGLERPQEGSVQIGGNAVKPKRLSRHVQVVLQNAGHQLRMKSVMSELEDAAEGVVPKEKHAATVQSCMETYALDQLAKRHPQSLSGGEKQRLAVACAAIRQPDMLILDEPTSGLDGENMQRMAESMRRVAADGACLLVISHDLELIQHVCTGKIVLQKNTGDIA from the coding sequence ATGTCTTCAGTTTCTTACTCGTATCCCCATGCTGCGAACCTGGCCGTGCGTGACATCTCTTTAAGCCTTGCGCCTGGTGAAGTGATGCTGTGCACCGGCCGGAGCGGCTGCGGCAAGTCCACGTTGACCAGGCTGGTCAACGGGCTTGCTCACCATTACCTTGGGGGCACTGTGCAGGGCCAGGTACTGGTGGATGGTCAGGACCCCCTGCACATCTCTCCGGCCGAGCTGGCCCGGCATGTGGGAACACTGTTTCAGGATCCGGAGCGGCAGTTTTTCGCGCTCACTGTCGGGGATGAGCTGGCCCTCAGCTTACAGTGGCGAGGATGGTCAGCGGACGACATTCGGCAGTCGGTCGACGAAAGTGCCTGTTTGCTCGGTATCGAAGACATGCTGTCGCATACGATTCTGGGTTTGTCGGAAGGACAGAAACAAAAGGTGGCTCTGGCCTCTCTGTTGGCGGCCCGGCCAAAGCTGCTTGTGCTGGATGAGCCGACAGCCAATCTGGATCCTGAATCAACAGCCGAACTGACGCAGATCCTTGCCGAATTGAAAAAACAAGGCATTGGGATGTTCATCGTCGATCATCGTCTGCACTGGTTGCGTGATCTGGCTGACAGCGTTCTGGTTCTGGAGAACGGACGGATTATGGCTCGCGGCGATTTTTCCATGCTGGACGATGCTGAGTTGCGGGTGAAGTACGGCCTGCGGGCGGCAACGGTTGACGATCCGCGCACCACCCTGCCTGATATGTACACAAAACAGGAGGCAAAATCGCCTGACCGGGAGACCGCCTTTTTCAGCTGCCATGACCTTGTGTTTGCCTACCCAAAAGGCAAGCCGGTTTTCTCCGGAGAAAGCCATAGCTTCAATCCCGGTGATATCATTGCGTTAATCGGGGAAAACGGCGTAGGCAAGACAACACTGGCCCGCCTTCTCACCGGGCTGGAACGCCCACAAGAGGGAAGTGTTCAGATAGGCGGGAATGCTGTGAAACCCAAACGGCTTTCCCGTCACGTGCAGGTCGTCTTGCAGAACGCCGGACACCAGCTCCGTATGAAAAGCGTCATGTCCGAGCTGGAGGACGCAGCGGAAGGCGTTGTCCCAAAAGAAAAGCATGCGGCGACCGTACAGTCCTGCATGGAAACGTATGCGCTCGACCAACTGGCAAAACGGCATCCCCAGTCGCTTTCCGGTGGCGAAAAGCAGCGTCTGGCAGTGGCCTGTGCGGCTATCAGGCAACCGGACATGCTGATTCTGGACGAGCCGACCAGTGGTCTGGATGGTGAAAACATGCAGCGCATGGCGGAAAGTATGCGGCGCGTTGCCGCTGACGGCGCCTGCCTGCTGGTAATTTCCCATGACCTTGAACTTATTCAACACGTATGCACGGGGAAAATCGTGCTGCAAAAAAATACAGGAGATATTGCGTAA
- the hutX gene encoding heme utilization cystosolic carrier protein HutX — translation MTSTNSSTTGTLRSLVAEKLAENPNFMPQMLAKELGVPMRRIIEALPDSMRSYAPGSAFIAIWETMTTWEKVTFMAETPGAILEISCRLPKGKVAHGMYNLMDKTNPLCGHLLMTRVDSIWFVSKQLFGLESHSVQFFNMQGDQCFSVYLGRDENRQIIPSVKEGFLALKAEYPCTCKNETGCKESAPIQEGASI, via the coding sequence ATGACTTCCACCAATTCGTCTACAACTGGAACACTCCGCTCGCTGGTGGCGGAAAAACTGGCTGAAAATCCAAACTTCATGCCGCAGATGCTGGCCAAAGAACTGGGCGTTCCCATGCGCCGCATTATCGAAGCACTGCCCGATTCCATGCGATCATACGCACCGGGATCGGCATTCATTGCCATCTGGGAAACCATGACGACATGGGAAAAGGTTACCTTTATGGCTGAGACTCCGGGGGCTATTCTGGAGATCTCCTGTCGGCTGCCCAAAGGCAAGGTTGCCCATGGCATGTACAACCTCATGGATAAGACCAACCCATTGTGCGGACATCTGCTCATGACTCGGGTTGATTCCATCTGGTTTGTTTCCAAACAGTTGTTCGGCCTGGAAAGCCATTCCGTGCAGTTTTTCAATATGCAGGGAGATCAGTGTTTCAGCGTGTATCTGGGACGGGATGAAAACCGGCAGATCATTCCTTCGGTAAAAGAAGGGTTTCTGGCGCTTAAAGCCGAATACCCCTGCACCTGCAAAAACGAAACAGGCTGCAAAGAGAGTGCACCGATTCAAGAGGGGGCATCCATATGA
- a CDS encoding flavodoxin family protein, whose protein sequence is MKTLIVYSSRTGNTRMIAEAVHSVAPADAELFAVADAPDPADYDLLALGFWVDKGEPDRAMTDYMGRVQGKSVALFGTLGAWPDSDHARESVQKAVDRVPGSKVLGTFICQGKIDPKVLAAMAKMPEAAKHHAMTAERKARIAEAAKHPDENDCAAARKFFTDILQQVSVK, encoded by the coding sequence ATGAAAACGCTGATCGTCTATTCCAGCCGTACAGGCAATACGCGTATGATCGCTGAAGCTGTACACTCTGTCGCCCCTGCAGACGCCGAATTATTTGCCGTGGCCGATGCACCGGACCCGGCAGACTACGATCTGCTTGCGTTGGGATTCTGGGTGGACAAAGGTGAACCGGACAGGGCCATGACAGACTACATGGGCCGTGTGCAGGGGAAATCCGTTGCACTGTTCGGAACGCTCGGGGCCTGGCCGGATTCGGATCATGCGCGGGAGAGCGTGCAGAAAGCTGTTGATCGTGTGCCCGGCAGCAAGGTGCTCGGCACCTTTATCTGCCAGGGTAAGATTGATCCGAAAGTCCTTGCTGCCATGGCCAAGATGCCGGAGGCGGCCAAACACCATGCCATGACCGCAGAGCGAAAGGCCCGTATCGCCGAAGCCGCAAAACACCCTGATGAAAACGACTGTGCCGCGGCGCGAAAATTTTTCACAGATATTT